In Microplitis mediator isolate UGA2020A chromosome 2, iyMicMedi2.1, whole genome shotgun sequence, a single window of DNA contains:
- the LOC130663725 gene encoding odorant receptor 46a-like isoform X1: protein MLLPYSFGVLWCLGLWRTEIICRWRLCLQIMYSYFMIIFIYSDALFESIALVNNYNDFHQFIDGSIVLLTMIGVCGKIANAVIKRKEILQLINILKTDPCLCQNDEEKNIQDKFDKTINYRTLAFLAVTESVIIISVGVSVLQDTPNRSLFFNTWLPFDTSTIIGYWVAYIHQVLAHFCCALAGAAYDTLIPGLIIKICSQLSILEYRLKLLPKNNYSSEPLTDIEQREINAVSKCVKHHLKILQLAEKTNKVFNTIMFVQFSISTFVICVTIYRLSQVEINDPEFAEMAVYFICMLAQIFGTCLASTECSIKSCDIATAVYQTDWYNLSTATQKSLLLIMTRSYRPLRFNAGYFIDISLNSFNQLIKLSYSAYNVLQ from the exons ATGCTCCTGCCATACAGTTTTGGTGTTCTATGGTGCTTAGGTCTATGGCGtacagaaataatttgtagatgGAGATTATGTTTACAAATCATGTACtcatattttatgattatttttatctactcAGATGCATTATTCGAGTCAATTGCActtgttaataattacaatgacTTTCATCAATTTATTGACGGTTCAATAGTTCTTTTGACAATGATTGGAGTTTGTGGTAAGATAGCCAATGCTGTTATTAAACGCAAAGAAATTTTgcaattgataaatattctaAAGACTGATCCATGTTTGTGTCAAAACgatgaggaaaaaaatattcaagataaatttgataaaaccaTAAA ttatcGAACATTAGCGTTTTTAGCAGTAACGGAATCAGTTATAATAATCTCAGTTGGTGTATCAGTATTACAGGATACGCCAAATCgctcattatttttcaatacatGGCTTCCATTTGATACATCGACAATTATTGGATACTGGGTTGCTTATATTCATCAAGTTTTAGCTCACTTTTGTTGTGCATTAGCAGGCGCTGCATACGATACTCTGATACCtggtttaataattaaaatttgttctCAACTGAGTATTCTTGAGTATCGACTAAAATTGTTgcccaaaaataattattcttcagAGCCATTGACTGATATTGAACAGAGGGAAATTAATGCTGTTTCAAAATGTGTAAAAcatcatctaaaaattttgca atTGGCTGAAAAAACGAACAAAGTTTTTAATACCATTATGTTCGTGCAATTTTCCATAAGTACTTTTGTCATATGCGtaacaatttatagattatcGCAAGTGGAAATAAATGATCCAGAATTCGCTGAAATGgcagtatattttatttgtatgcTTGCACAAATTTTTGGCACTTGTCTCGCCAGTACTGAGTGCAGTATTAAG AGTTGTGATATAGCTACGGCAGTTTATCAAACCGATTGGTATAACTTGAGTACTGCTACtcaaaaaagtttgttattgaTAATGACGCGAAGTTATCGACCATTACGATTCAATGCTGGATACTTTATTGATATATCTCTTAACTCATTCAATCAA CTGATCAAACTTTCCTACTCAGCTTACAACGTCcttcaataa
- the LOC130663725 gene encoding putative odorant receptor 71a isoform X2 — MLLPYSFGVLWCLGLWRTEIICRWRLCLQIMYSYFMIIFIYSDALFESIALVNNYNDFHQFIDGSIVLLTMIGVCGKIANAVIKRKEILQLINILKTDPCLCQNDEEKNIQDKFDKTINYRTLAFLAVTESVIIISVGVSVLQDTPNRSLFFNTWLPFDTSTIIGYWVAYIHQVLAHFCCALAGAAYDTLIPGLIIKICSQLSILEYRLKLLPKNNYSSEPLTDIEQREINAVSKCVKHHLKILQLAEKTNKVFNTIMFVQFSISTFVICVTIYRLSQVEINDPEFAEMAVYFICMLAQIFGTCLASTECSIKIKSIRVVI; from the exons ATGCTCCTGCCATACAGTTTTGGTGTTCTATGGTGCTTAGGTCTATGGCGtacagaaataatttgtagatgGAGATTATGTTTACAAATCATGTACtcatattttatgattatttttatctactcAGATGCATTATTCGAGTCAATTGCActtgttaataattacaatgacTTTCATCAATTTATTGACGGTTCAATAGTTCTTTTGACAATGATTGGAGTTTGTGGTAAGATAGCCAATGCTGTTATTAAACGCAAAGAAATTTTgcaattgataaatattctaAAGACTGATCCATGTTTGTGTCAAAACgatgaggaaaaaaatattcaagataaatttgataaaaccaTAAA ttatcGAACATTAGCGTTTTTAGCAGTAACGGAATCAGTTATAATAATCTCAGTTGGTGTATCAGTATTACAGGATACGCCAAATCgctcattatttttcaatacatGGCTTCCATTTGATACATCGACAATTATTGGATACTGGGTTGCTTATATTCATCAAGTTTTAGCTCACTTTTGTTGTGCATTAGCAGGCGCTGCATACGATACTCTGATACCtggtttaataattaaaatttgttctCAACTGAGTATTCTTGAGTATCGACTAAAATTGTTgcccaaaaataattattcttcagAGCCATTGACTGATATTGAACAGAGGGAAATTAATGCTGTTTCAAAATGTGTAAAAcatcatctaaaaattttgca atTGGCTGAAAAAACGAACAAAGTTTTTAATACCATTATGTTCGTGCAATTTTCCATAAGTACTTTTGTCATATGCGtaacaatttatagattatcGCAAGTGGAAATAAATGATCCAGAATTCGCTGAAATGgcagtatattttatttgtatgcTTGCACAAATTTTTGGCACTTGTCTCGCCAGTACTGAGTGCAGTATTAAG aTAAAATCTATTAGAGTTGTGATATAG
- the LOC130663726 gene encoding putative odorant receptor 71a, which translates to MFLPYSFGILRYLGLWHTETIYRWILYLQMIYSYFMISLISSEALFESIALVSNYNNFQQFVDSSIILITMLGICGKMFNVIIKSKEIIQLINILNSYPCCSRDSEEKKIQDKFDKMINFRTLAFVVVMESAVILTIGVSIIRDTPNRIMFFNTWLPFDTSTIIGYWIAYIHQVLAHFCCASAGTAYDTLIPGLMLKICAQLSILEYRLKLLAKNSYYSDSSVDSKQREINAATECVKHHLKIFQLAERTNEVFSTIMFVQFSISTYVICVTIYRLSQVEIGDPEFASMTVYFMCLLSQIFGTCIASTECSIKSCNVATAVYQTDWYNLSTATQKSLLLIMTRSYQPLRFNAGHFIDISLNSFNQLIKLSYSAFNVLK; encoded by the exons ATGTTCCTGCCATACAGTTTTGGCATTCTACGGTATTTGGGTCTATGGCATACAGAAACCATTTATAGAtggatattatatttacaaatgatatactcatattttatgatttcTCTTATTTCCTCGGAAGCATTATTCGAGTCAATTGCACTTGTCAgtaattataacaattttcAACAATTTGTTGACAGTTCAATAATTCTTATAACAATGTTAGGAATATGTGGAAAAATGTTTAATGTGATTATAAAATCTAAAGAAATTATACAATTGATAAATATCCTGAATTCCTATCCATGCTGCTCTCGAGATagtgaggaaaaaaaaattcaggatAAGTTTGATAAAATGATCAA TTTTAGAACATTAGCTTTTGTAGTTGTAATGGAATCAGCTGTGATATTAACAATAGGCGTATCTATAATTCGTGATACGCCAAATCgaataatgttttttaatacatgGCTTCCATTTGATACGTCAACGATTATTGGATACTGGATTGCTTATATCCATCAAGTTTTAGCTCATTTTTGTTGTGCATCGGCAGGCACTGCATACGATACTCTGATACCAGGTTTAATGCTTAAGATTTGTGCTCAACTGAGTATTCTTGAGTATCGACTAAAACTGTTGGCCAAAAACAGTTATTATTCAGATTCGTCGGTTGATAGTAAACAGCGAGAAATAAATGCAGCTACGGAATGTGTAAAACatcatctaaaaatatttca attggCTGAAAGAACAAACGAAGTTTTTAGTACCATTATGTTTGTGCAGTTTTCCATAAGTACCTATGTCATATGTGtaacaatttatagattatcTCAAGTGGAAATAGGTGATCCAGAATTTGCTTCAATGACAGTTTATTTTATGTGCCTGCTTTCACAAATTTTTGGTACTTGTATCGCCAGTACTGAATGCAGTATAAAG AGCTGTAATGTAGCTACGGCAGTTTATCAAACTGATTGGTATAACTTGAGTACTGCTACtcaaaaaagtttgttattgaTAATGACGCGAAGTTATCAACCATTACGATTCAATGCTGGGCACTTTATTGATATATCCCTTAACTCATTCAATCAA CTGATCAAACTTTCCTACTCAGCTTTCAACGTTcttaaatag